A stretch of Haemophilus influenzae DNA encodes these proteins:
- the dsbB gene encoding disulfide bond formation protein DsbB: MLALLKQFSEKRFVWFLLAFSSLALESTALYFQYGMGLQPCVLCVYERLAMIGLFVAGIIALLQPLAFILRLIALALGLFSSIKGLLISFRHLDLQMNPAPWKQCEFIPNFPETLPFHQWFPFIFNPTGSCNESQWSLFGLTMVQWLVVIFSLYVVILTLLLIAQVIKTRKQRRLFN; the protein is encoded by the coding sequence ATGCTCGCGCTATTAAAACAATTTTCCGAAAAACGTTTTGTGTGGTTTTTATTGGCTTTTTCAAGTTTAGCCTTAGAATCCACCGCACTTTACTTCCAATATGGAATGGGCTTACAACCTTGTGTGCTCTGTGTTTATGAACGTTTAGCAATGATTGGCTTATTTGTAGCGGGCATTATTGCATTACTTCAACCTCTTGCTTTCATACTTCGATTAATCGCCTTGGCTTTAGGTTTATTCAGCAGTATTAAGGGCTTATTGATTTCATTTCGTCATCTTGATTTGCAAATGAATCCAGCTCCTTGGAAACAATGTGAGTTTATTCCAAATTTTCCCGAGACTTTACCATTTCATCAATGGTTTCCATTTATATTTAACCCAACTGGCTCTTGTAATGAAAGCCAATGGTCATTATTTGGTTTAACGATGGTGCAATGGCTAGTGGTTATTTTTTCACTATATGTGGTTATTCTCACATTATTGTTAATCGCACAAGTGATTAAAACACGGAAACAAAGAAGATTATTTAACTAA
- the yegQ gene encoding tRNA 5-hydroxyuridine modification protein YegQ, which produces MTTQFKPELLSPAGSLKNMRYAFAYGADAVYAGQPRYSLRVRNNEFNHANLKIGIDEAHSLGKKFYVVVNIAPHNSKLKTFIKDLQPVIDMKPDALIMSDPGLIMLVRENFPNIDIHLSVQANAVNWATVKFWKQMGLTRVILSRELSIDEIAEIRQQVPDIELEIFVHGALCMAYSGRCLLSGYINKRDPNQGTCTNACRWEYKMEEGTTDEVGNIVPKIDPAQQIEVKNVAPTLGDGTVTDKVFLYTESQKPDEQMTAFEDEHGTYFMNSKDLCAVQHVEKLTELGVHSLKIEGRTKSFYYCARTAQVYRKAIDDAAAGKPFDESLMDTLESLAHRGYTEGFLRRHTHDEYQNYEYGYSISDRQQFVGEFTGKRNEQGMAEVAVKNKFLLGDNVEMMTPQGNINFKIEKMLNRKNETVDAALGDGHFVFLNVPQDINLNYALLMRNLVNTNTRNPHC; this is translated from the coding sequence ATGACAACCCAATTCAAACCAGAATTACTTTCCCCTGCAGGCTCTCTTAAAAATATGCGCTATGCGTTTGCTTATGGTGCAGATGCGGTTTATGCAGGCCAACCTCGTTATAGCTTACGTGTACGCAATAATGAATTTAATCACGCCAATTTGAAAATCGGGATCGATGAAGCCCATTCCCTTGGCAAAAAATTCTATGTAGTGGTAAACATTGCACCCCATAATTCCAAACTCAAAACTTTTATTAAAGATTTACAACCTGTCATCGATATGAAACCAGATGCTTTAATTATGTCTGATCCAGGCTTAATTATGTTGGTGCGTGAAAATTTCCCTAATATTGATATTCATCTTTCTGTGCAAGCCAATGCGGTAAACTGGGCAACAGTGAAATTCTGGAAACAAATGGGATTAACTCGTGTGATTTTATCGCGCGAACTTTCAATAGATGAAATTGCTGAAATTCGCCAACAAGTGCCAGATATTGAACTCGAAATTTTCGTACATGGTGCGTTGTGCATGGCGTATTCTGGCCGTTGCTTACTTTCTGGCTATATCAACAAACGCGATCCAAATCAAGGCACTTGCACCAATGCTTGCCGTTGGGAATACAAAATGGAAGAAGGCACGACGGATGAAGTAGGCAACATCGTGCCGAAAATCGATCCTGCTCAACAAATCGAAGTGAAAAATGTAGCACCAACCTTAGGCGATGGCACAGTAACAGATAAAGTCTTCCTTTATACCGAATCACAAAAGCCTGACGAACAAATGACAGCGTTTGAAGATGAACACGGCACCTACTTTATGAATTCAAAAGATCTATGTGCCGTACAACATGTGGAAAAACTGACCGAACTTGGTGTGCATTCTTTAAAAATCGAAGGCCGTACTAAATCATTTTATTATTGTGCAAGAACGGCTCAAGTTTACCGCAAAGCCATTGATGATGCAGCCGCAGGCAAACCATTTGATGAAAGCTTAATGGATACGTTAGAATCCCTTGCGCATCGTGGTTATACCGAAGGTTTCTTACGTCGCCATACGCACGATGAATACCAAAACTACGAATATGGCTATTCTATTTCTGATCGTCAGCAATTTGTCGGTGAATTTACGGGCAAACGTAACGAACAAGGTATGGCTGAAGTAGCAGTAAAAAACAAATTCTTACTTGGCGACAATGTAGAAATGATGACACCACAAGGCAATATTAATTTCAAAATTGAAAAAATGCTAAATCGTAAAAATGAAACGGTTGATGCAGCACTAGGTGATGGGCATTTTGTATTCTTAAATGTACCACAAGATATTAACTTAAATTACGCTTTATTAATGCGTAATTTAGTTAATACCAATACAAGAAACCCACATTGCTAG
- the pssA gene encoding CDP-diacylglycerol--serine O-phosphatidyltransferase — translation MLINKTKRAEQNLNNLPFLALQAEQIEFLGSSAEFKTQIIELIRNAKKRIYVTALYWQKDEAGQEILDEIYRVKQENPHLDVKILIDWHRAQRNLLGAEKSATNADWYCEQRQTYQLPDDPNMFFGVPINTREVFGVLHVKGFVFDDTVLYSGASINNVYLHQFEKYRYDRYQKITHAELADSMVNFINDYLLDFSAVYPLDVTNRPRTKEIRGNIRAYRKDLAQNGEYSLKSAVKLPNVLSVSPLFGLGASGNELNQVIEDLFLQVQEKLVICTPYFNFPRTLQHKIATLLESGKQVEIIVGDKVANDFYIPPEQPFKMAGALPYLYESNLRRFCEKFETQIENGQLVVRLWRDGDNTYHLKGVWVDDRYILLTGNNLNPRAWRLDAENGLLIYDPQQQLLAQVEKEQNQIRQHTKVLKHYSELEELNQYPEPVQKLLKKFARIKADKLVKMIL, via the coding sequence ATGTTAATCAATAAAACCAAACGAGCTGAACAAAATTTAAATAATTTGCCATTCCTTGCTTTGCAAGCTGAGCAAATTGAATTTTTGGGTAGCTCGGCTGAATTTAAAACTCAAATTATTGAATTAATCAGAAACGCAAAAAAACGTATTTATGTCACCGCACTTTATTGGCAAAAAGACGAAGCGGGACAGGAAATTCTCGATGAAATTTATCGCGTGAAGCAAGAAAATCCACACTTGGATGTAAAAATTCTCATAGATTGGCATCGTGCACAACGCAATTTATTAGGGGCGGAAAAATCTGCCACTAATGCAGACTGGTATTGCGAGCAACGCCAAACTTATCAGTTACCTGATGATCCGAATATGTTCTTTGGCGTGCCAATTAATACGCGAGAAGTTTTTGGTGTATTGCATGTCAAAGGCTTTGTATTTGATGATACGGTGCTTTATAGCGGTGCAAGTATTAATAATGTCTATCTTCATCAATTTGAAAAATATCGTTACGACCGCTATCAAAAAATCACTCATGCCGAATTAGCTGATTCAATGGTAAATTTCATCAATGATTACTTGTTAGATTTCAGTGCAGTTTATCCACTTGATGTGACCAACCGCCCTCGTACTAAAGAGATCCGCGGTAATATTCGAGCTTATCGTAAAGACCTTGCTCAAAATGGAGAATATTCATTAAAAAGTGCGGTGAAATTACCGAATGTTTTAAGCGTATCGCCACTGTTTGGCTTAGGCGCATCGGGCAACGAATTAAATCAAGTAATTGAAGATTTATTCTTACAAGTACAAGAAAAATTGGTGATTTGTACGCCATATTTTAATTTCCCACGCACATTGCAACATAAAATAGCAACATTATTGGAAAGCGGTAAACAAGTAGAAATTATTGTTGGCGATAAAGTCGCAAACGATTTTTACATTCCACCAGAACAACCATTCAAAATGGCGGGGGCATTACCTTATCTTTATGAAAGTAATCTTCGCCGTTTCTGTGAAAAATTTGAGACTCAAATTGAAAATGGTCAGCTTGTGGTGCGTTTATGGCGTGATGGCGATAATACCTACCACTTAAAAGGTGTGTGGGTAGATGACCGTTATATTTTATTGACGGGCAATAATCTTAACCCTCGAGCATGGCGTTTGGATGCAGAAAATGGCTTATTAATTTACGATCCACAACAACAGCTTTTAGCCCAAGTGGAAAAAGAGCAAAACCAAATTCGCCAACATACAAAAGTATTAAAACATTACTCTGAATTAGAAGAATTGAATCAATACCCAGAACCAGTGCAAAAACTTTTGAAAAAATTTGCACGAATTAAAGCAGATAAATTGGTGAAAATGATTTTGTAA
- a CDS encoding tRNA1(Val) (adenine(37)-N6)-methyltransferase translates to MSGFTFKQFHINQDSCAMKVGTDGILLGAWADVKHCKNILDMGSGTGLLTLMLAQRTEENCQIQAVELDPIAAKQAQENINNSVWKNRIQLTQADIQHFLQTTEQTFDLIVANPPYFEQGIACKNEERELARYTKQSHLNWLEWAATRLSENGKISFVLPYDAGKTLTKSTALFCIKQTNVITKIGKTPQRMLLTFAKQPEVLMQDQLVIYDADNQYTEAFIELTKDFYLKF, encoded by the coding sequence ATGAGCGGATTTACCTTTAAACAATTCCATATCAATCAAGATTCTTGTGCCATGAAAGTCGGCACTGATGGCATTTTGTTAGGTGCTTGGGCTGATGTAAAGCATTGTAAAAATATTTTAGATATGGGCAGTGGCACAGGATTATTGACTTTAATGTTAGCACAACGAACTGAAGAAAACTGTCAAATTCAAGCGGTTGAGTTGGATCCCATTGCAGCAAAACAAGCACAAGAAAACATCAATAATTCAGTGTGGAAAAATCGCATTCAACTTACTCAAGCGGATATACAACATTTTTTACAAACCACTGAACAAACCTTTGATTTAATTGTGGCAAATCCACCTTATTTTGAACAAGGTATCGCTTGTAAAAATGAAGAACGAGAATTGGCTCGTTATACCAAGCAAAGCCACTTAAATTGGTTAGAATGGGCTGCAACACGCTTGTCGGAAAATGGGAAAATAAGTTTTGTTTTGCCTTATGATGCAGGCAAAACGCTCACAAAATCCACCGCACTTTTTTGCATAAAACAGACGAATGTCATCACTAAAATAGGAAAAACGCCCCAGAGAATGTTGCTTACCTTTGCCAAACAACCCGAAGTTTTAATGCAAGATCAATTGGTAATTTATGATGCGGATAATCAATACACTGAAGCGTTTATTGAATTGACTAAAGACTTTTATTTGAAATTTTAA
- a CDS encoding tRNA/rRNA methyltransferase — protein MNDKRKPSFQSAGKTFQERSVGEKYREKPSQNRPHFNDKFNGNRNEKSRFPRDKQEVKETRIKQLSLSRAPSNKNTEQPKVQVTIKSTGTVYKTKEKKTGALSPRAPEKIKKNRAEEMKVYGENACLALFAERPESIVRLWATVQMSHKIGEVLSYLAENKKAYHVVDSEELARVSGTEHHGGICLLVKKPRAFTLQGYLDIPHKEDCLVLLDNVNNAQNIGGVLRTCAYFGVKNIVADNVENLYSGASMRVAEGGAEYIRVLETDDIDSALMHLRKSGYQIIHVSHNKQGDPLDKVRLKNKVVFVLSESSTESLATPEDTQVRLTLASPIKSGLNIAVNAGVLLAKWYFR, from the coding sequence ATGAACGACAAACGCAAACCGTCTTTTCAATCCGCAGGCAAAACCTTTCAAGAACGCTCAGTAGGTGAAAAATACAGAGAAAAACCAAGCCAAAATCGACCGCACTTTAATGATAAATTTAATGGAAATAGAAACGAAAAATCTCGTTTTCCTCGTGATAAACAAGAAGTGAAAGAAACTAGAATTAAGCAACTTTCTTTATCTCGCGCACCATCAAATAAAAATACAGAACAACCTAAGGTTCAAGTGACAATAAAAAGTACGGGTACGGTTTATAAAACGAAAGAAAAGAAAACTGGTGCGCTTTCTCCTCGTGCGCCTGAAAAAATTAAGAAAAACCGTGCGGAAGAAATGAAGGTTTACGGTGAAAATGCCTGTTTAGCTTTATTTGCAGAGCGTCCTGAAAGTATTGTTCGATTGTGGGCAACCGTGCAAATGTCACACAAAATTGGCGAGGTATTGAGTTATTTAGCCGAAAACAAGAAGGCTTATCACGTTGTAGATAGTGAAGAATTAGCCCGAGTGAGCGGAACAGAACATCACGGTGGCATTTGCTTATTGGTGAAGAAACCGCGTGCTTTCACGTTGCAAGGGTATTTGGATATTCCTCATAAAGAAGATTGTTTAGTGCTATTGGACAACGTGAATAATGCACAAAATATCGGAGGTGTATTGCGTACTTGTGCTTATTTTGGCGTGAAAAATATTGTCGCCGATAATGTGGAAAATCTGTATTCGGGAGCCTCTATGCGTGTAGCAGAAGGTGGCGCAGAATATATTCGTGTGTTAGAAACGGATGATATTGATTCGGCTTTGATGCACTTGCGTAAATCAGGCTATCAAATTATTCACGTATCGCACAATAAACAAGGCGACCCATTGGATAAAGTGCGGTTAAAAAATAAAGTGGTTTTTGTGCTAAGTGAAAGTTCTACGGAAAGTTTAGCGACGCCAGAAGATACACAAGTGCGTTTAACGCTCGCAAGTCCAATTAAATCAGGCTTAAACATTGCAGTGAATGCGGGTGTGTTGTTAGCGAAGTGGTATTTTAGATAG
- the fadR gene encoding fatty acid metabolism transcriptional regulator FadR, whose amino-acid sequence MQNNNDILKAQSPAALAEEYIVKSIWQDVFPSGSNLPSERDLADKIGVTRTTLREVLQRLARDGWLTIQHGKPTKVNNIWDAAGPNIIETLIALDMQSAPLIIDNMLSLRSKMSESYIYEAVKNSPQKSTALFAELEQLQNTAQDYTEFDYQLFRQFTVVANKPFYRLIFNSLKGVYQRIGLLFFKEKKHRELTKQFYLEMQQICLEGNADAVVDCIRKHNLRSSTYWKAILERLPQNLSD is encoded by the coding sequence ATGCAAAACAATAACGACATTTTAAAAGCCCAAAGTCCAGCAGCTTTAGCAGAGGAATATATTGTAAAGAGTATTTGGCAAGATGTTTTTCCTTCGGGCAGTAATTTGCCATCAGAACGTGATTTAGCCGATAAGATTGGTGTAACTCGCACCACCCTACGTGAAGTTTTACAACGTTTGGCTCGTGATGGTTGGCTAACAATTCAGCACGGCAAACCCACCAAAGTAAATAATATTTGGGATGCTGCAGGGCCGAATATTATTGAAACCCTAATTGCTTTGGATATGCAGTCCGCGCCCTTAATTATTGATAATATGCTCTCTTTACGTAGTAAAATGTCGGAATCTTACATTTATGAAGCAGTAAAAAATTCCCCTCAAAAATCAACCGCACTTTTTGCTGAATTAGAGCAATTACAAAACACAGCACAAGATTACACAGAATTTGATTACCAATTATTTCGTCAATTTACTGTTGTTGCCAACAAACCCTTTTATCGTTTAATTTTCAATAGTTTAAAAGGCGTTTATCAGCGAATAGGGTTGTTATTTTTTAAAGAAAAAAAACACCGTGAATTAACAAAGCAATTTTATTTAGAAATGCAACAAATTTGTCTTGAGGGAAATGCAGATGCAGTAGTGGATTGCATCCGTAAACATAATTTACGTTCTTCAACCTATTGGAAAGCCATTTTAGAACGATTGCCACAAAATTTATCAGATTAA
- the nhaB gene encoding Na(+)/H(+) antiporter NhaB: protein MTNIQAFMKNFLGASPEWYKLAIVVFLIINPIVFFFISPFIAGWLLVAEFIFTLAMALKCYPLQPGGLLAIEAIIIGMTNAKHVKAEIMANFEVILLLIFMVAGIFFMKQLLLYVFTKLLVKIRSKIALSIAFCFSAAFLSAFLDALTVVAVIISVAMGFYGVYHKVASGNNLIDAVDISDDRKIIEQQHEILEKFRAFLRSLMMHAGVGTALGGVMTVVGEPQNLIIAEQAKWNFMEFFLRMAPVTIPVFICGLLTCFLVEKFKLFGYGEKLPDEVWKVLSDLDRTNSEKMSKQDKIKLGMQALIAIWLILGLAFHLAAVGLIGLSIIIFATSFTGVTDEHTIGKAFQESLPFTALLVVFFSVVAVIIDQKLFSPIIHFVLSAEENTQLALFYLFNGLLSSISDNVFVATVYINEAKAALTNGVIAPHQFELLSVAINTGTNLPSVATPNGQAAFLFLLTSSISPLIRLSYGRMVYMALPYTIVLSIIGLLAIEFILPAATIWLASLGLILPI, encoded by the coding sequence ATGACAAACATTCAGGCTTTTATGAAAAACTTTCTTGGGGCAAGTCCAGAATGGTACAAACTTGCCATTGTAGTTTTTCTTATTATAAATCCAATTGTTTTCTTTTTTATTAGTCCTTTTATTGCGGGTTGGTTACTGGTTGCAGAATTTATTTTCACATTGGCAATGGCATTAAAATGCTACCCTCTTCAACCAGGTGGTCTATTAGCAATTGAAGCTATTATTATTGGAATGACAAATGCCAAACACGTCAAAGCAGAAATTATGGCAAACTTTGAAGTGATCTTGCTACTGATATTTATGGTGGCAGGTATTTTCTTTATGAAACAATTACTGCTTTATGTATTTACTAAATTACTTGTCAAAATTCGTTCTAAAATTGCACTTTCTATTGCCTTTTGTTTTAGTGCTGCTTTTTTATCGGCTTTTCTCGATGCTTTAACGGTTGTTGCTGTTATCATTAGTGTCGCAATGGGATTTTATGGTGTGTATCACAAAGTTGCATCAGGCAATAATTTAATTGATGCGGTTGATATTTCAGACGATAGAAAAATTATTGAACAACAGCACGAAATCTTAGAAAAATTCCGTGCATTCTTACGTAGTTTAATGATGCATGCGGGTGTAGGAACTGCACTCGGTGGTGTAATGACCGTTGTTGGAGAACCACAAAACTTAATTATTGCAGAACAAGCAAAATGGAACTTTATGGAATTTTTCCTCCGTATGGCACCCGTGACTATTCCTGTGTTTATCTGCGGATTACTCACTTGTTTCTTGGTCGAAAAATTCAAATTATTTGGTTATGGCGAGAAATTACCAGACGAAGTGTGGAAAGTCTTATCAGACTTAGATCGCACTAATTCAGAAAAAATGTCTAAACAAGATAAAATTAAATTAGGTATGCAAGCGTTAATCGCAATTTGGTTAATTCTTGGATTAGCATTCCATCTTGCCGCAGTCGGTTTAATTGGTTTAAGTATCATCATTTTTGCTACGTCTTTCACTGGTGTGACGGATGAACATACTATCGGTAAAGCCTTTCAGGAATCTTTACCCTTTACTGCATTGCTCGTTGTATTCTTTTCTGTTGTTGCAGTAATTATTGATCAAAAACTTTTTTCACCAATTATTCACTTCGTTCTTTCTGCGGAAGAAAATACACAACTTGCTTTATTCTATTTGTTTAATGGCTTGCTTTCTTCTATTTCTGATAATGTATTTGTTGCAACGGTTTATATTAATGAAGCTAAAGCTGCACTGACAAATGGAGTAATTGCACCGCATCAATTTGAATTGCTTTCTGTTGCCATTAATACAGGTACAAACTTACCATCAGTTGCAACACCAAATGGGCAAGCTGCTTTCTTATTCTTATTGACTTCATCAATTTCGCCATTAATTCGCCTTTCTTATGGCAGAATGGTTTATATGGCTTTACCTTACACGATTGTACTTTCAATCATTGGTTTACTGGCTATTGAATTTATTTTACCAGCTGCCACAATTTGGTTAGCAAGTTTAGGTTTAATTTTGCCAATTTAA
- the srmB gene encoding ATP-dependent RNA helicase SrmB: MNLSQFEQFDLSPELLKALEKKGYSRPTAIQMEAIPAAMEERDVLGSAPTGTGKTAAFLLPALQHLLDYPRRKPGPPCILILTPTRELAMQVAEQAEELAQFTHLNIATITGGVAYQNHGDVFNTNQDLVVATPGRLLQYIKEENFDCRSVEMLIFDEADRMLQMGFGQDAEKIAAETRWRKQTLLFSATLEGELLVDFAERLLNDPVKVDAEPSRRERKKINQWYYHADSNEHKIKLLARFIETEKVTRGIVFVRRREDAREVSETLRKRGIRSAYLEGEMAQTQRNNAIDKLKSGIVTVLVATDVAARGIDIDDVSHVMNFDLPYSADTYLHRIGRTARAGKKGTAVSFVEAHDYKLLGKIKRYTEEILKARILAGLEPRTKPPKDGEVKSVSKKQKARIKEKREEKKKTEAKKKVKLRHKDTKNIGKRRKPSNSNV, from the coding sequence ATGAATTTATCCCAATTTGAACAATTCGATCTTTCTCCAGAACTTTTAAAGGCACTTGAGAAAAAAGGTTATTCCCGCCCAACAGCTATTCAGATGGAAGCCATTCCTGCCGCAATGGAAGAGCGTGATGTATTAGGCTCTGCACCAACGGGAACAGGGAAAACCGCTGCTTTTTTATTACCTGCGCTACAACATTTATTGGATTATCCACGCCGTAAACCAGGGCCACCGTGTATTTTGATATTAACACCAACCCGAGAACTGGCAATGCAAGTGGCTGAACAAGCGGAAGAATTAGCGCAGTTCACCCATTTAAATATTGCGACAATTACAGGTGGTGTGGCGTATCAAAATCACGGTGATGTATTCAATACCAATCAAGATTTGGTGGTGGCTACGCCAGGTCGTTTATTGCAATACATTAAGGAAGAAAATTTTGATTGCCGTTCCGTTGAAATGCTGATTTTTGATGAAGCCGATAGAATGTTACAAATGGGATTTGGGCAAGATGCGGAAAAAATTGCAGCTGAAACCCGTTGGCGGAAACAAACTTTGTTGTTTTCTGCAACCTTAGAAGGAGAGTTATTGGTCGATTTTGCGGAGCGTTTGTTGAATGATCCTGTGAAAGTAGATGCGGAACCAAGTCGCCGTGAAAGAAAAAAAATCAACCAATGGTATTATCACGCAGACAGCAATGAACATAAAATCAAATTGCTCGCGCGTTTTATTGAAACTGAAAAAGTAACCCGTGGAATTGTATTTGTTCGCCGTCGTGAAGATGCGCGTGAAGTTTCTGAAACATTGCGTAAACGAGGCATTCGTTCCGCATATTTAGAAGGCGAAATGGCACAAACTCAACGTAACAATGCCATTGATAAATTGAAATCAGGTATTGTGACGGTATTGGTTGCAACAGATGTGGCTGCGCGTGGTATTGATATTGATGATGTAAGCCACGTGATGAATTTTGATTTGCCCTATAGTGCGGATACTTATTTGCATCGAATTGGACGTACCGCGCGAGCTGGCAAAAAAGGCACGGCAGTCTCTTTTGTCGAAGCGCATGATTACAAGTTGCTAGGTAAAATCAAACGTTATACTGAGGAAATTTTAAAGGCGCGCATTTTAGCAGGTTTAGAACCTCGCACTAAGCCACCAAAAGATGGCGAAGTGAAATCTGTCAGCAAAAAACAAAAGGCACGCATTAAAGAAAAACGTGAAGAAAAGAAAAAAACAGAGGCAAAGAAAAAAGTAAAATTGCGTCATAAGGATACGAAAAATATCGGCAAACGACGCAAGCCAAGTAACAGTAATGTTTAA